A window of the Oryza brachyantha chromosome 5, ObraRS2, whole genome shotgun sequence genome harbors these coding sequences:
- the LOC102718928 gene encoding protein NETWORKED 2A, giving the protein MEDRVKFILFLLGEEADSFAKRAEMYYKRRPEVISSVEEAYRAYRALAERYDHISGELHKANHTIATAFPDQVQYSMLEEDDDNLPKAFTAVDPRKIHKSTVERLMKKKKGGKSGLKDESKNSGAKINNENAQQEISRLQKEILALQTEKEFIKSSYESGIAKYWDLEKQINDMQAEVCYFQEEFNESAVLEDDEARALMTATALKSCEETIIKLQEQQKLSFSQVKIESEKVKVSRDKLKNIMRGHGKSLPNSGKFLESTGSGKISSKNVTNDASNSVDGAYSINYEKVELQATVDKIKEYFQKDSEASVAEMADKIDALVNKVVDLELMVSSQTAQLNRLCLENTELEKSLHELEEEKAAISSVPGELNSKLKQAEEHLVRVQNIESSFHAEGTIVHSNFTETIIMYRDISGMLWSPVVEHQDSSVPMLTDKTTPSLDMETSSEYDTPNSEKDPQSDESAGKHEVDELPDHSKEPEPAGLCDDAHSCSGYPERNAEGSEDPWCCALEGKSSLLAASVNEEEAGNADSDSFGDHNNRREDHAPEEVQTLEVASDNGSGMQECTVHSHEKPILEHLHHISSNGRGDSNPKKEENEKDLSISADGTFEGNSEQKMNKADTSRIVEDTAPISRKVDEAGDQEEHMIKLQQLLMSGLQDKEKILLTEYTSILRNYKNAKRKITEVQTENQQRLNEMTTMINELRYANAMKDEEIRSLHELLNSATNKDVSRNGHQMNPTTSFSSSSRTFRGHRRTPSFSPAHQRKQSVSSISRIILESPMEGDASHDTITDQENIILEDIKLIDVVQMDNISPLEEKFRQDIDALLEENLEFWMKFSTSFQQIQGFQTKYEQLQPEIGKITDEEKLKTNNGRADATSVKVESNTMEKQLRELKIELQVWLEQNAMLKGELQYRFASLCSIQEEIEAAMEIGAEPEEGAHFTSYQAAKFQGEVLNMKQENNKVADELQSGLDHIKGLHKEIEKVIEKIVKRSSLSETNGSSTWKNAPSRTRVPLRLFLFPAKKKKSSLLACVSPALQKQHSDMVFFTK; this is encoded by the coding sequence ATGGAGGACAGGGTCAAAttcatcctcttcctccttgGGGAGGAAGCTGATTCATTTGCAAAAAGGGCAGAGATGTATTACAAGAGACGACCAGAGGTCATCAGTTCAGTGGAAGAGGCATATCGGGCATACAGAGCCCTTGCTGAACGCTACGACCACATATCAGGAGAGCTGCACAAAGCAAACCACACTATTGCAACCGCTTTTCCTGACCAGGTCCAGTACTCAATGCTGGAAGAGGATGATGACAATCTCCCAAAGGCATTTACAGCTGTTGATCCTCGCAAAATCCACAAGTCAACGGTGGAAAGACtgatgaaaaagaagaaaggaggGAAATCAGGACTGAAAGATGAAAGCAAGAATTCTGGAGCTAAAATCAACAACGAGAATGCTCAACAAGAGATAAGCAGACTGCAGAAAGAGATATTAGCGCTGCAGACTGAGAAAGAGTTCATCAAAAGCTCTTATGAGAGTGGAATAGCAAAGTACTGGGATCTTGAAAAGCAAATAAACGACATGCAGGCAGAAGTTTGTTACTTCCAAGAGGAGTTCAATGAAAGTGCAGTGCTTGAAGATGATGAAGCCAGAGCTTTAATGACAGCAACCGCCCTTAAATCCTGTGAAGAGACCATTATCAAATTGCAGGAACAACAAAAGTTATCATTCAGTCAGGTAAAGATTGAGTCAGAGAAAGTCAAGGTTTCCAGAGATAAGCTGAAGAATATTATGAGAGGGCATGGCAAATCCCTACCAAACTCAGGAAAGTTTTTAGAGAGCACAGGTTCAGGAAAAATTTCCAGCAAGAATGTGACAAATGATGCTAGTAATTCGGTAGATGGTGCATACTCTATTAATTACGAGAAAGTTGAACTGCAAGCAACAGTAGATAAGATCAAAGAATACTTTCAAAAAGACAGTGAAGCCTCTGTGGCAGAGATGGCAGATAAAATTGATGCACTAGTGAATAAAGTTGTGGATTTGGAACTTATGGTTTCATCACAGACTGCACAATTAAACAGGCTGTGTCTCGAGAACACAGAGCTGGAGAAATCCTTGCATGAGCTGGAAGAAGAGAAGGCAGCAATAAGCAGTGTTCCAGGTGAATTAAATAGCAAGCTCAAGCAGGCAGAAGAGCATTTGGTTAGAGTTCAGAACATTGAGAGCTCCTTCCATGCAGAAGGAACtatagtccattcaaatttcactgAAACAATAATTATGTACCGTGACATTTCAGGTATGCTATGGTCACCTGTTGTTGAGCACCAAGATAGTTCTGTGCCCATGCTGACTGACAAAACAACACCATCCCTTGATATGGAAACATCAAGTGAATATGATACACCAAACTCAGAAAAAGATCCTCAGTCAGATGAATCTGCAGGGAAGCATGAAGTAGACGAATTACCTGACCATTCAAAAGAACCGGAGCCAGCAGGACTCTGTGATGATGCCCACTCGTGTAGTGGTTACCCTGAGAGAAATGCAGAAGGTTCAGAGGATCCGTGGTGTTGTGCACTTGAAGGTAAGTCTAGCTTGTTAGCTGCATCAGTAAACGAGGAAGAGGCAGGAAATGCAGATAGCGATTCATTTGGTGATCATAACAATAGAAGAGAAGATCATGCTCCTGAAGAAGTTCAAACTCTTGAGGTAGCTAGTGACAATGGGAGCGGCATGCAGGAATGTACTGTACATTCTCATGAGAAGCCTATATTAGAACACTTGCATCATATTTCTTCCAATGGCCGAGGAGATAGCAATCCGAAAAAAGAGGAGAATGAGAAAGATTTATCAATATCAGCTGATGGCACTTTTGAAGGCAACTCAGAACAAAAGATGAATAAAGCAGACACTTCACGTATCGTAGAAGATACTGCTCCTATTAGTAGAAAAGTTGATGAGGCTGGGGATCAAGAGGAACACATGATTAAACTACAGCAGCTGCTTATGAGTGGGCTCCAAGATAAGGAAAAAATACTATTAACCGAGTACACCTCTATACTCCGAAATTATAAGAATGCGAAGAGAAAGATTACAGAAGTTCAGACAGAGAATCAACAACGTTTGAATGAGATGACAACCATGATAAATGAGCTACGCTATGCAAATGCAATGAAAGATGAGGAAATTCGGTCACTGCATGAACTCCTGAACTCTGCAACCAACAAAGATGTATCACGAAATGGCCATCAAATGAACCCAACAACGTCCTTCAGTTCATCAAGCAGGACATTCAGGGGTCACCGAAGGACCCCAAGCTTCTCGCCTGCTCATCAAAGGAAACAAAGTGTTTCCTCCATTTCCAGAATAATTCTCGAATCCCCTATGGAGGGTGATGCATCGCATGATACAATAACTGATCAGGAAAACATCATTTTGGAGGACATCAAATTGATCGATGTTGTCCAGATGGATAACATCTCACCACTTGAAGAGAAGTTCAGACAAGACATTGATGCTCTTCTAGAGGAGAACTTAGAATTCTGGATGAAATTCAGCACATCATTCCAACAGATCCAAGGATTTCAGACCAAGTATGAGCAGCTACAACCTGAGATTGGGAAGATAACAGATGAGGAGAAGCTCAAGACAAATAATGGCCGTGCAGATGCTACATCAGTAAAAGTTGAATCAAATACCATGGAGAAACAACTAAGGGAACTCAAGATTGAACTACAAGTATGGTTGGAACAGAATGCCATGCTCAAAGGGGAGCTCCAGTATAGGTTTGCTTCACTTTGCAGCATACAAGAGGAAATTGAAGCAGCCATGGAGATTGGTGCAGAGCCTGAGGAAGGAGCTCATTTCACCTCATATCAGGCTGCAAAATTTCAAGGGGAGGTTCTGAACATGAAGCAGGAGAACAACAAGGTTGCCGATGAACTGCAGTCTGGTCTGGATCATATAAAAGGGCTCCATAAAGAAATTGAAAAGGTCATTGAAAAGATAGTAAAGAGAAGTAGCTTATCTGAGACCAACGGTAGTAGCACCTGGAAGAATGCACCCTCTAGAACAAGAGTGCCACTTCGGCTATTCCTTTTTCCAGCCAAGAAAAAGAAGTCATCATTATTGGCATGTGTAAGTCCAGCACTTCAGAAGCAGCACAGTGACATGGTATTTTTCACTAAATGA
- the LOC102720985 gene encoding sister chromatid cohesion protein DCC1, translated as MDAAMEDAEAAQSVREWGGGGGGADAVLGLAGAGGGASLSVCYHEAFGPHDDLILLEAADELVPDLLQGRVTVRGRPDEEAVLCTPSATYAMKFVGNSNSVFLIPPGEPAAPSSRPNDANGDVSASSSTDAVASVIKVASGSMELVRTAPRLDKLRKLLDERPYVLDEDLCSDMQHKKGLYTWQDLCELVQASDGELSEELSSLSAVEIDGFWRVVDDNSANTVLDMILNNSVLHDWSLNSVPENDVLDAMESDGFMRKIVTHCLKRFGTKVEQEAKSCWSLDERRVCLQFARRALGAGKMKLENFMDKWVRSIPSGMHVDLQMLQGEVLCEKIGAETWVHTFSVSDLPLAPADRFAALFRERPRWEWKDLQPYIRDLRVPGVSSEGLLIKYTRRTQPSADAEPIFTAR; from the exons ATGGATGCGGCGATGGAGGACGCGGAGGCGGCCCAGTCAGTGAGGGaatggggcggcggcggcggcggggccgacGCGGTGCtgggcctcgccggcgccggcggcggggcgtcGTTGTCGGTGTGCTACCACGAGGCGTTTGGTCCTCACGATGACCTCATCCTCCTCGaggccgccgacgagctcgtCCCCGATCTCCTACAAGGCCG GGTGACTGTGCGGGGACGCCCAGATGAAGAAGCTGTTCTCTGCACACCCTCTGCAACATATGCCATGAAATTTGTGGGGAACTCCAATTCTGTATTTCTAATTCCTCCCGGTGAACCGGCTGCTCCAAGCTCAAGACCCAATGACGCCAACGGTGATGTTAGTGCTTCCAGCTCCACTGATGCTGTGGCTTCTGTCATCAAAGTGGCATCAGGGAGCATGGAATTGGTCCGAACTGCGCCACGGCTTGATAAACTTCGGAAACTTCTCGATGAGAGGCCCTATGTGCTTGATGAAGATCTTTGCAGTGACATGCAGCACAAGAAGGGGCTCTACACATGGCAAGATCTTTGTGAGCTTGTTCAAGCCAGTGACGGTGAGCTGTCAGAAGAATTGAGCTCCCTCTCGGCTGTTGAGATTGATGGGTTCTGGAGGGTGGTCGATGACAATTCTGCCAACACTGTTCTGGACATGATCCTGAACAACTCTGTGTTGCATGACTGGTCACTAAATTCAGTGCCTGAAAATGATGTGCTAGATGCCATGGAATCTGATGGTTTTATGCGTAAGATTGTAACTCATTGCCTCAAAAGATTTGGAACAAAGGTTGAGCAGGAAGCTAAAAGTTGCTGGAGCCTTGATGAGAGGAGGGTGTGCTTGCAGTTTGCTCGGAGAGCGCTTGGTGCGGGGAAGATGAAGCTTGAGAACTTCATGGACAAATGGGTGAGAAGCATTCCTTCAGGAATGCATGTTGATCTTCAGATGCTCCAAGGGGAAGTGTTGTGCGAAAAGATTGGTGCGGAGACCTGGGTGCATACTTTCAGTGTTTCTGATCTGCCATTGGCACCAGCTGATAGGTTCGCTGCATTATTTCGAGAGCGGCCAAGGTGGGAATGGAAAGACCTGCAGCCTTACATCAG GGACTTGCGTGTACCTGGTGTCTCTTCTGAAGGGCTGCTTATCAAGTATACCAGAAGAACACAGCCAAGCGCAGATGCAGAGCCTATTTTTACTGCAAGATGA